One window of the Salvia miltiorrhiza cultivar Shanhuang (shh) chromosome 6, IMPLAD_Smil_shh, whole genome shotgun sequence genome contains the following:
- the LOC130990423 gene encoding uncharacterized protein LOC130990423 produces the protein MGRTLCPKCQRPHSGECLKGMNICYRCGETGHYASVCPKKNEGAPQQQNPRNQQRQNQALFDTGASHSFISHAACKRLELAPQLAEITLEVSTPGNGRLTAKDIISNLELNIGAETFKADLYVITMIEFDIILGMDWLTQVGATILCSERKISFQSAGKEKASFHGIRMGGRVPVISAMKATKIMRTGECQAFLDSLTGEHEVKKTIEEVPVVREFKDVFPEELPA, from the exons ATGGGACGAACACTCTGCCCAAAGTGTCAGCGACCTCATTCGGGGGAATGTCTGAAAGGAATGAATATCTGCTATAGATGTGGGGAaactgggcactatgcttcagTATGTCCGAAGAAGAACGAAGGAGCACCTCAACAGCAAAACCCCAGAAATCAGCAGCGACAAAATCAGG ctttgtttgatactggagcgtcCCACTCTTTCATTTCACATGCTGCTTGTAAGAGATTAGAACTGGCTCCACAATTGGCTGAGATAACTTTAGAAGTTAGCACCCCTGGTAATGGAAGATTGACTGctaaggacattatctcgaacTTAGAGCTGAACATAGGTGCTGAAACATTTAAGGCAGATTTGTATGTCATCACTATGATAGAGTTTGACATAATCCTAGGGATGGACTGGCTTACTCAAGTCGGTGCCACGATACTGTGTAGCGAGAGAAAGATCTCTTTCCAATCCGCTGGAAAGGAGAAGgcaagttttcatggcataagaatgggaggaagagtaccagtgatttcGGCGATGAAGGCCACAAAGATAATGAGAACGGGAGAATGTCAGGCTTTTCTGGACAGTTTGACAGGAGAACATGAAGTAAAGAAAACGATCGAAGAAGTTCCAGTGGTGCGAGAATTcaaagatgtttttcccgaagaaTTGCCCG CCTAG